One window from the genome of Mugil cephalus isolate CIBA_MC_2020 chromosome 23, CIBA_Mcephalus_1.1, whole genome shotgun sequence encodes:
- the LOC125000845 gene encoding sodium/potassium-transporting ATPase subunit alpha-1: MGRGEGREQYELAATSEQGGKKKAKGKKKEKDMDELKKEVDMDDHKLTLDELNRKYGTDLSNGLTSAKAAENLARDGPNALTPPPTTPEWVKFCKQMFGGFSMLLWTGAILCFLAYGIQAAMEDEPANDNLYLGVVLSAVVIITGCFSYYQEAKSSKIMDSFKNLVPQQALVVRDGEKKSINAEEVVVGDLVEVKGGDRIPADLRIISAHGCKVDNSSLTGESEPQTRTPDFSNENPLETRNIAFFSTNCVEGTARGIVISTGDRTVMGRIATLASGLEVGRTPISIEIEHFIHIITGVAVVLGVSFFILSLILGYGWLEAVIFLIGIIVANVPEGLLATVTVCLTLTAKRMAKKNCLVKNLEAVETLGSTSTICSDKTGTLTQNRMTVAHMWFDNQIHEADTTENQSGTSFDRSSTTWTCLARVAGLCNRAVFLAEQSNVPILKRDVAGDASESALLKCIELCCGSVAQMREKNLKIAEIPFNSTNKYQLSIHKNSQEGETKHLLVMKGAPERILDRCSTIMIQGKEQPLDDEMKEAFQNAYLELGGLGERVLGFCHINLPDDQFPEGFAFDMEEVNFPTDNLCFIGLMSMIDPPRAAVPDAVGKCRSAGIKVIMVTGDHPITAKAIAKGVGIISEGNETVEDIAARLNIPINEVNPRDAKACVVHGGDLKDLNPEQLDDILKYHTEIVFARTSPQQKLIIVEGCQRQGAIVAVTGDGVNDSPALKKADIGVAMGIAGSDVSKQAADMILLDDNFASIVTGVEEGRLIFDNLKKSIAYTLTSNIPEITPFLFFIIANIPLPLGTVTILCIDLGTDMVPAISLAYEAAESDIMKRQPRNPKTDKLVNERLISIAYGQIGMIQALAGFFTYFVILAENGFLPSTLVGIRVNWDNKYVNDLEDSYGQQWTYQQRKIVEFTCHTAFFVSIVIVQWADLIICKTRRNSVFQQGMKNKILIFGLFEETALAAFLSYCPGMDVALRMYPLKPNWWFCAFPYSLLIFIYDEIRKLILRRSPGGWVERETYY; encoded by the exons ATGGGAAGAGGA GAAGGACGAGAGCAGTATGAGCTGGCTGCGACTTCGGAGCAGGGGGGCAAGAAGAAAGcgaaggggaagaagaaagagaaggataTGGATGAGCTAAAGAAGGAAGTGGACATG GACGACCACAAGCTGACGCTGGACGAGCTCAATCGCAAATATGGAACGGACCTCAGCAAT GGTTTGACCAGCGCGAAGGCTGCTGAGAATCTGGCCCGCGATGGGCCCAACGccctcactcctcctcccaccactCCAGAGTGGGTCAAATTCTGCAAACAG ATGTTTGGCGGTTTCTCTATGCTTCTGTGGACCGGCGCCATCCTCTGTTTCCTGGCCTACGGTATTCAGGCTGCGATGGAGGATGAGCCCGCGAATGATAAT TTGTACCTCGGAGTTGTGCTTTCTGCTGTCGTCATCATCACTGGTTGCTTCTCATACTACCAAGAGGCCAAGAGCTCCAAGATCATGGACTCCTTCAAGAACCTGGTCCCACAG CAAGCCCTGGTTGTCCGCGacggagagaagaagagcatcAACGCCGAGGAGGTGGTGGTTGGTGATCTGGTAGAGGTGAAAGGTGGTGACAGGATCCCTGCCGATCTGAGAATCATCTCGGCCCACGGCTGCAAG gtgGATAACTCCTCTCTGACTGGTGAATCCGAGCCCCAGACTCGTACCCCAGATTTCTCAAACGAGAACCCCCTTGAGACCAGGAACATTGCTTTCTTCTCCACCAACTGCGTCGAAG GAACTGCCCGCGGCATCGTGATCAGCACTGGAGACCGCACCGTCATGGGTCGCATCGCCACGCTAGCCTCTGGGCTGGAAGTGGGGCGCACTCCCATCTCCATTGAGATCGAGCATTTCATCCACATCATCACCGGCGTGGCCGTGGTCCTGGGTGTTTCCTTCTTCATCCTGTCCCTCATCCTTGGATATGGATGGCTGGAGGCCGTCATCTTCCTCATCGGTATCATTGTCGCCAACGTGCCAGAAGGTCTCCTGGCTACTGTCACT GTGTGTCTGACCCTGACTGCCAAGCGTATGGCCAAGAAGAACTGCCTGGTGAAGAACCTGGAAGCCGTGGAGACCCTgggctccacctccaccatctgCTCCGACAAGACCGGCACCCTGACCCAGAACAGGATGACGGTGGCCCACATGTGGTTCGACAACCAGATCCACGAGGCCGACACCACCGAGAACCAGAGCGGCACGTCCTTCGACAGGAGTTCAACCACCTGGACTTGTCTGGCCAGAGTCGCCGGACTCTGCAACCGCGCCGTCTTCTTGGCTGAGCAGTCCAACGTTCCCATCCTGAAG AGAGACGTAGCCGGCGATGCCTCTGAATCAGCTCTGTTGAAGTGCATTGAGCTCTGCTGCGGATCGGTCGCgcaaatgagagagaaaaaccttAAAATTGCTGAGATCCCATTCAACTCCACCAACAAGTACCAG CTTTCCATTCACAAGAATTCACAAGAAGGAGAAACCAAGCACCTGCTGGTGATGAAAGGCGCCCCGGAGAGGATCCTGGACCGCTGCTCCACCATCATGATCCAGGGCAAAGAGCAGCCTCTGGACGACGAGATGAAAGAAGCTTTTCAGAACGCCTACCTGGAACTGGGAGGTCTGGGAGAGAGAGTGCTGG GTTTCTGCCACATCAACCTGCCTGATGACCAGTTCCCCGAAGGCTTCGCTTTCGACATGGAAGAGGTGAACTTCCCCACCGACAACCTGTGCTTCATCGGCCTCATGTCCATGATCGACCCCCCTCGTGCTGCTGTGCCCGACGCTGTGGGCAAATGCAGGAGCGCTGGAATCAAG GTAATCATGGTAACAGGTGATCATCCAATCACAGCTAAGGCCATCGCTAAGGGTGTGGGTATCATTTCCGAAGGCAACGAGACCGTTGAAGACATTGCCGCGCGTTTGAACATCCCAATCAATGAAGTCAATCCAAG AGATGCCAAGGCCTGCGTAGTCCACGGCGGCGACCTGAAGGATCTGAACCCGGAGCAGCTTGACGACATCTTGAAGTACCACACTGAGATTGTTTTTGCCAGAACCTCCCCGCAGCAGAAGCTGATCATTGTGGAGGGATGCCAGCGACAG GGAGCCATTGTGGCCGTGACAGGTGACGGTGTGAACGACTCTCCAGCTTTGAAGAAGGCCGACATCGGCGTTGCCATGGGTATCGCCGGGTCCGACGTCTCCAAGCAGGCCGCCGACATGATCCTGCTGGACGACAACTTCGCCTCCATCGTTACCGGGGTGGAAGAAG GCCGTCTGATCTTTGATAACCTGAAGAAGTCCATCGCCTACACTCTGACCAGTAACATCCCCGAAATCacccccttcctcttcttcatcatcgCCAACATTCCTCTGCCCCTGGGAACCGTCACCATCCTCTGTATCGATCTGGGAACTGACATG GTCCCCGCCATCTCCCTGGCTTACGAAGCGGCCGAGAGCGACATCATGAAGAGACAGCCCAGAAACCCCAAAACAGACAAACTGGTGAACGAGAGGCTCATCAGCATAGCATACGGACAAATCG GTATGATCCAAGCGCTGGCCGGCTTCTTCACGTACTTTGTGATTTTAGCCGAGAACGGTTTCCTCCCCTCCACCTTGGTCGGCATCAGAGTGAACTGGGACAACAAATACGTCAATGACTTGGAGGACAGCTATGGACAGCAGTGG ACTTACCAGCAGAGGAAGATCGTAGAGTTCACCTGCCACACGGCCTTCTTCGTCAGCATCGTCATCGTGCAGTGGGCCGACCTGATCATCTGCAAGACCAGGAGGAACTCCGTCTTCCAGCAGGGCATGAA GAACAAGATCCTGATCTTCGGGCTGTTCGAGGAGACCGCCCTGGCCGCCTTCCTCTCTTACTGCCCCGGCATGGACGTCGCCCTCCGAATGTACCCTCTCAA gCCCAACTGGTGGTTCTGCGCCTTCCCCTACTCCCTGCTCATCTTTATCTATGATGAAATCCGTAAGCTGATCCTCAGACGCAGCCCAGGAG GCTGGGTGGAACGGGAGACCTACTATTAA
- the LOC125000846 gene encoding sodium/potassium-transporting ATPase subunit alpha-1, with translation MGLGRGKDAYKLAATSDGGDKKKKGEKDMEELKKEVDLDDHKLTLDELHRKYGTDLNRGLTSTRAKEILARDGPNALTPPPTTPEWVKFCRQLFGGFSMLLWIGAILCFLAYGIQAASEDEPANDNLYLGVVLSAVVIITGCFSYYQEAKSSKIMESFKNLVPQQALVVRDGEKKSINAEEVVAGDLVEVKGGDRIPADLRIISAHGCKVDNSSLTGESEPQTRSPDFSNDNPLETRNIAFFSTNCVEGTAKGIVINTGDRTVMGRIATLASSLGAGKTPIAIEIEHFIHIITGVAVFLGVSFFILSLILGYGWLEAVIFLIGIIVANVPEGLLATVTVCLTLTAKRMAKKNCLVKNLEAVETLGSTSTICSDKTGTLTQNRMTVAHMWFDNQIHEADTTENQSGASFDRSSTTWAALSRVAGLCNRAVFLAEQSNVPILKRDVAGDASEAALLKCIELCCGSVNGMRDKYTKIAEIPFNSTNKYQLSVHKNTTPGETKHLLVMKGAPERILDRCSTIMIQGKEQPLDDEMKDAFQNAYVELGGLGERVLGFCHFNLPDDQFPEGFAFDTDEVNFPTENLCFVGLMSMIDPPRAAVPDAVGKCRSAGIKVIMVTGDHPITAKAIAKGVGIISEGNETVEDIAARLNVPVSEVNPRDAKACVVHGGELKDLSAEQLDDILSHHTEIVFARTSPQQKLIIVEGCQRQGAIVAVTGDGVNDSPALKKADIGVAMGIAGSDVSKQAADMILLDDNFASIVTGVEEGRLIFDNLKKSIAYTLTSNIPEISPFLLFIIANIPLPLGTVTILCIDLGTDMVPAISLAYEEAESDIMKRQPRNPKTDKLVNERLISIAYGQIGMMQATAGFFTYFVILAENGFLPMDLLGIRVLWDDKYVNDLEDSYGQQWTYERRKIVEFTCHTAFFASIVIVQWADLIICKTRRNSILQQGMKNRILIFGLFEETALAAFLSYCPGMDVALRMYPLKPCWWFCAFPYSLLIFLYDEARRYILRRNPGGWVELETYY, from the exons GGTCTTACCTCCACCAGAGCAAAAGAGATCCTGGCCCGAGATGGCCCGAATGCCCTCACACCTCCTCCCACGACGCCTGAATGGGTCAAGTTCTGCAGACAG CTGTTTGGCGGTTTCTCCATGCTGCTGTGGATTGGTGCTATCCTCTGCTTCCTGGCTTACGGTATCCAGGCTGCATCTGAAGACGAACCGGCAAATGATAAT TTGTACCTCGGAGTTGTGCTTTCTGCTGTCGTCATCATCACTGGTTGCTTCTCATACTACCAAGAGGCAAAGAGCTCAAAGATCATGGAGTCCTTCAAGAACCTGGTCCCACAG CAAGCCCTGGTCGTCCGTGACGGTGAGAAGAAGAGCATAAACGCCGAGGAGGTGGTAGCTGGAGATCTGGTAGAGGTGAAAGGTGGTGACAGGATCCCTGCTGATCTGAGAATCATCTCCGCCCACGGCTGCAAG GTTGACAACTCTTCCCTCACTGGTGAATCAGAGCCCCAGACTCGTTCTCCGGACTTCTCCAATGACAACCCACTGGAGACCAGGAATATTGCTTTCTTCTCCACCAACTGCGTTGAAG GTACCGCCAAAGGAATCGTCATCAACACTGGAGACCGTACCGTCATGGGTCGTATCGCCACCCTGGCTTCCAGTCTGGGGGCCGGCAAAACTCCCATCGCCATTGAGATCGAGCATTTCATCCACATCATCACCGGCGTGGCCGTCTTCCTGGGTGTCTCTTTCTTCATCCTGTCCCTCATCCTTGGATATGGATGGCTGGAGGCCGTCATCTTCCTCATCGGTATCATTGTCGCCAACGTGCCAGAAGGTCTCCTGGCTACTGTCACT GTGTGTCTGACCCTGACTGCCAAGCGTATGGCCAAGAAGAACTGCCTGGTGAAGAACCTGGAAGCCGTGGAGACCCTgggctccacctccaccatctgCTCCGACAAGACCGGCACCCTGACCCAGAACAGGATGACGGTGGCCCACATGTGGTTCGACAACCAGATCCACGAGGCCGACACCACTGAGAACCAGAGCGGAGCCAGTTTCGACAGGAGTTCAACCACCTGGGCCGCTCTGTCCAGAGTCGCCGGACTCTGCAACCGAGCTGTGTTCTTGGCTGAGCAGTCCAACGTTCCCATCCTGAAG AGAGACGTAGCCGGTGACGCCTCAGAGGCCGCCCTGCTGAAGTGTATTGAGCTGTGCTGTGGCTCCGTTAACGGCATGAGGGATAAATATACAAAGATTGCTGAGATCCCCTTCAACTCCACCAACAAATACCAG CTTTCTGTCCACAAGAACACAACCCCTGGAGAAACCAAGCACCTGCTGGTGATGAAAGGCGCCCCGGAGAGGATCCTGGACCGCTGCTCCACCATCATGATCCAGGGCAAAGAGCAGCCTCTGGACGACGAGATGAAAGACGCTTTCCAGAACGCTTACGTCGAGCTGGGAGGACTTGGAGAGAGAGTGCTGG GTTTCTGCCACTTCAACCTGCCTGATGACCAGTTCCCCGAAGGCTTCGCTTTCGACACAGACGAGGTGAACTTCCCCACCGAGAACCTGTGCTTCGTCGGCCTCATGTCCATGATCGACCCCCCTCGTGCCGCCGTGCCCGACGCTGTGGGCAAATGCAGGAGCGCTGGAATCAAG GTTATCATGGTCACAGGCGATCATCCGATCACAGCTAAGGCCATCGCTAAGGGTGTGGGTATCATCTCTGAAGGCAACGAGACCGTTGAAGACATTGCTGCACGCCTGAATGTTCCAGTTTCAGAGGTCAACCCCAG GGACGCCAAGGCCTGCGTTGTGCACGGCGGTGAGCTCAAAGACCTGAGCGCAGAGCAGCTCGACGACATCCTgagccaccacactgagatAGTTTTTGCCAGAACTTCCCCTCAGCAGAAGCTGATTATTGTGGAAGGTTGCCAGAGACAG GGAGCCATTGTGGCCGTGACAGGTGACGGTGTGAACGACTCTCCAGCTTTGAAGAAGGCCGACATCGGCGTTGCCATGGGTATCGCCGGGTCCGACGTCTCCAAGCAGGCCGCCGACATGATCCTGCTGGACGACAACTTCGCCTCCATCGTTACCGGGGTGGAAGAAG GCCGTCTGATCTTTGATAACCTGAAGAAGTCCATCGCCTACACTCTGACCAGTAACATCCCCGAGATCTCCCCCTTCCTGCTCTTCATCATCGCCAACATTCCTCTGCCCCTGGGAACCGTCACCATCCTCTGTATCGACCTGGGAACTGACATG GTCCCCGCCATCTCCCTGGCTTATGAAGAAGCTGAGAGCGACATCATGAAAAGGCAGCCCAGAAACCCCAAAACAGACAAACTGGTGAACGAGAGGCTCATCAGTATAGCATACGGACAAATCG GTATGATGCAGGCCACAGCTGGCttcttcacatattttgtgaTCCTGGCTGAAAACGGTTTCCTCCCCATGGACCTCCTGGGGATCAGAGTCCTCTGGGACGACAAATATGTAAATGACCTGGAAGACAGCTACGGGCAGCAATGG ACATACGAGCGCAGAAAGATCGTAGAGTTCACCTGCCACACGGCCTTCTTCGCCAGCATCGTGATCGTGCAGTGGGCCGATCTGATCATCTGCAAGACCAGGAGGAACTCCATCCTGCAGCAAGGAATGAA GAACCGCATCCTCATCTTCGGACTCTTTGAGGAGACGGCTCtcgctgctttcctgtcatACTGCCCGGGCATGGACGTCGCCCTCAGAATGTACCCGCTCAA GCCATGCTGGTGGTTCTGCGCCTTCCCATActccctcctcatcttcctttACGATGAAGCCAGAAGATACATCCTCAGACGCAACCCAGGCG GTTGGGTGGAGCTAGAAACATACTACTGA